A window of Nicotiana tabacum cultivar K326 chromosome 24, ASM71507v2, whole genome shotgun sequence contains these coding sequences:
- the LOC107774003 gene encoding WAT1-related protein At5g07050-like — translation MEGKGECGCSFFQRAKPYIAMISLQFGYAGMNIITKVSLNRGMSHYVLVVYRHAFATAVIAPFALILERKIRPKMSLMMFLQIFVLGLLGPVIDQNFYYAGLKFTSPTFSCAMSNMLPAMTFVMAVICRMEKVDIKKVRCQAKVLGTIVTVAGAMLMTLYKGHVVNLLWSNHINSTTNSSISETSGATNSDKDWFKGSILLIFATFAWASFFILQNITMRKYTAPLSLTALVCFMGTLQSIAVTFVMEHKPSVWTIGFDMNLLAAAYAGIVSSSIAYYVQGLVMEKRGPVFVTAFSPLMMIIVAIMGSFILAEKIYIGGILGAVLIVAGLYSVLWGKYKEYKEKEIEESIIPEAVKGVIKGNNQVMILANNEAINDIEMQKTDANKIQTPVVAIGIPMPQPPMLAREEPKA, via the exons atggaaggaAAAGGAGAATGTGGTTGCAGCTTTTTTCAAAGGGCTAAGCCTTATATAGCCATGATTTCCTTGCAATTTGGGTATGCAGGGATGAATATTATTACAAAAGTTTCTCTTAATAGGGGAATGAGTCATTATGTTCTTGTTGTGTATAGACATGCTTTTGCTACTGCAGTTATTGCTCCCTTTGCTCTTATTCTTGAAAG AAAAATTAGGCCAAAGATGTCACTCATGATGTTCTTGCAAATATTCGTATTGGGTCTTCTTGG GCCGGTGATTGATCAAAATTTTTACTATGCTGGACTGAAATTCACATCCCCAACATTTTCATGTGCTATGAGCAACATGCTACCTGCTATGACATTTGTCATGGCAGTGATCTGCAG GATGGAGAAAGTTGACATAAAGAAAGTTAGATGCCAAGCAAAAGTGTTGGGAACAATAGTGACAGTAGCTGGAGCCATGTTAATGACATTGTACAAAGGCCATGTTGTTAACTTGTTATGGTCAAATCACATCAATTCTACTACTAATTCTAGTATCTCAGAAACTAGTGGAGCTACTAATTCTGATAAAGATTGGTTTAAAGGTTCCATTCTCCTAATTTTTGCAACTTTTGCTTGGgcttctttcttcattcttcag AATATCACAATGAGGAAATACACAGCTCCACTTTCTTTAACTGCACTTGTTTGCTTTATGGGAACCTTGCAATCTATAGCAGTCACATTTGTAATGGAGCACAAACCTTCTGTTTGGACTATTGGTTTTGACATGAATCTACTAGCTGCTGCCTATGCT GGAATAGTATCATCAAGTATAGCATACTATGTACAAGGTCTTGTAATGGAGAAAAGAGGACCTGTTTTTGTGACTGCTTTTAGTCCTTTAATGATGATTATTGTTGCAATCATGGGCTCTTTTATTCTTGCTGAAAAAATCTATATTGGAGG AATTCTTGGTGCAGTGCTCATAGTGGCAGGGCTATACTCAGTTCTGTGGGGAAAATACAAGGAGTATAAGGAGAAGGAAATTGAGGAGTCAATAATTCCTGAAGCAGTGAAGGGAGTAATTAAAGGAAACAATCAAGTGATGATTCTTGCAAATAATGAAGCAattaatgatatagaaatgcaaAAAACTGATGCAAACAAAATCCAAACTCCAGTAGTAGCCATCGGTATACCAATGCCACAGCCCCCCATGTTAGCTAGGGAAGAACCAAAAGCTTAA